The nucleotide window CAAGAGACTTAGGTTATTCATCAAGTTATTTCAGATGACTGCAGTTATTTAAGCTATTTCATTATGACTACAGTTCTTTTGCTCATAACTGTTATATCTCTGCAACTGATTAATATACCTGGATATTTATGCTTACaaaaatgtgtgttatttttgcctattttattgtgtaaagtgACCTCTGAAGTGTTCTGCCATGTTTTCATAGGTTTCTCAAATAAAtgcccttttaaaaatgaacagaatgggcacagtggttcatgcctgtaatcccagcacttgaggaggccaaagcaagattacttgagcccaggagttcaagaccagcttgggcaacatagtgagaccctttctctacaacagatatttttttaaaaaatcaactgggcatggtggcacacacctgtagtcctagctactcaggaggctgaggcaggaggattccctaagctcaggaggtcaaagctTTGGTGAAGTACGATGCTGCTACTGtatcagcctggatgacagggtaagaccctgtctctaaaaaaaaaaaagaaaaaagaaaaagaaacttaaaaaaatgtaagtaaatgtattttagagagttttttaaattattttttccaatattttcaggattttgatCTTTCGGGATTGTGATTTTGGGGATTTTAGACTTTAGGGATTTTGATCTTCTGGGATTTCAAAATTCGAGATTATGTTATTTTGGGAATTATGGCCGCAACCCACCAGAGACCAGCCCAGCtgaggaggcagggaagaagaAGTTGATGGGAAGAGCAGTGTGCACGTACGGGAGGAGTTGTTGGCAGCCATCTTGGAGGCAGTCTGTCACAGCCGGCTGAACATACTTACACCGTGTCTGCTGAAGCTCATTACCTGTTCAAAGGATGTCTGCCTTTAAGCAGTAACTAAACTGTAAGTCAAAGAAGTGAATTTTTAATGTGGACTTTAAAACATGAGCAACGAATATCCATAATTTCTAATTTGAGGACTGAGGAGATAAAAGTACGATTTTTATTCCCAGAAAACTTCAGCAAACACTTATTAAGCCTTCCATTTTGTATGCACTTTGCTAGGTATTAGAAAGAAATTCAAGAGTATGTCAACAGCTTACGATCTGTGTGACTTAGggaaagtcatttaacttcttgGCATCTGTTTGCTAAGCTAAAAAATAAGGACCACGGGTTTGGGCCTTGTATACTGCCTGGCATGGGATCATTGCTCACTGAgtgttacttttctttccttttttttatctTCCTCAAAAGGATACTGAACATGGCGGCTCCTGTAGTTCTGTGCCTTGTTTTCTTAGCATTAACTGAAGTTCTTTTATTTGGACAGGTACTGCTCACATGATAGAGGCTGATGTCCTTCTTCCAAGTGATGGATCAGAACACAGCCAGCCAATTATGGCCCATCCCCCTGAAACAAACAGTGATAATACTCTACAGGAGTGGCTGACTGAAGTTACGAAAAGCAATAAAGGCATCAAGCTGGATTTCAAAAGGTATTTGTATAAACATATTCAATTTTCTGGGAAAAAATGAATAGCTGTGCCTgactacctatttttttttttatgatatcCAAACTGAAAATGGGATTGTAGACTCTATTTCAGGACTGAACCTAAATGAACCTAAGACCCACTGAGTTATTTACTAAAATTGCTTTTTGGAGACCCTTAAAGGCTAAAGTtagattaatttttataaaggaatTTATCATAAGTGACCATTGTGACAACAGAAAGCTAAGTTAAAAATGTTACGTTTGTTAGAAAGTaacccaggagagagagagctgggAGAAATTCATTGAGCTAGTTAATGCATACCCTATTTGATTTATATTATTACATTTGTAAAGGGAATTATTTAGAATTCTCCAATAACCAAAGTGttccttaaaaataatacttggaggcagccaggcgcggtggcttaagcctgtaattccagcactttgagagactgaggtgggcgaatcacctgaggtcaggagttcgagaccagcctgaccaaaatgatgaaatcccacctctactaaaaatacaaaaactagccaggcatggtggtgggtgcctgtaatcacagctactggggagactgaggcaggagaattgcttgaacctgggaggcagagattgcagtgagccgagattgcaccattgaattccagcctgggtgacaagagcaaaactccctctcaaatgataataatagtagtaataataataataatatttggagGCATTAATACTGAAGAGCAAGAGTAAGTTGTCATTTTCTTCACTGTGGCCATCACAggaaattttacttttgtagTATTTTGGCCGTGTAAAAATGATAAAGCCAGAAATATACAGCAACACTTCAGAAGCACACTGTAAAGCTTATGAAGGCAGCTGCTATTGAAATCTAGGATTGGCAGTAAGCCTACTTCATCTctgagtaatatttttaaatagaattatcTCAAGAAATTAATAAGGACTTGGAATCTTGTAGGATTCTTAAGATGACTCTAACCATTTGTTAGGGGGCAAAATATACCAATAAACCTTATTATACTGTTGGTGAattaatagatatataaaatctTGATATACAGGAATTTGGATTGACAAGGTCTGGTGAATTAAAGAACTATCTTAAGGTCATAAACCTTTTTTtcgactgggtgcggtggctcatgcctgtaatcccagcactttgggaggccaaggcgggtggatcacctgaggttaggagttcgagaccagcctggtcaacatggtgaagctccatctctactaaaaatacagaaagttagccaggcatggtggcgtgcacatgtaattcagctactcaggaggctgaggcaggagagcctcttgaacccgggaggtggaggttgcagtgagttgagattgtgccacggcactccagcctgggcaacaagagtaaaactctgtctcaaaaagaataaaaaataaaaataaaaaatcataagcTTTTTGAGTTATGAATggttcaatttcattttattgacaAAGAAACTTAGttccagaaaggttaagtgatgTACCTAAGGGCAACAGGTAAGCTTTGACGGGTAAGCTACAACCAGATCCTAGGTTTCCTGAAACCAGTCCAGTGTTCTCTACACCATGAAATACAGCATTTAATCTTTAGTGCTTGATGGCTTAAACTTTTAGATCTCCTTGACTTGTCGTGTGCTCAGTTTTTCATGTTTACTCTTGCCTCTTGAATTGCTTCCTGTGACATATTCTTTGGCTTCTCACCAGTCAGATCAGCTCGTTCATTCTTAAATGCTAGCAGCTACCACAAAAGGGCTGAGCCACTGAAACAAAGATTttgcaagttttcttttttttttcaatcataaCATTTGAAGGGGATTCAATATAAACTAATAGGTATATGAACACCTATTACatgtcagacactgttctaaaaGCATTGCATGGCcttgcgcggtggctcacgcctgtaatcccagcactttggaaggccgagacgggcggatcacgaggtcaggagatcgagaccatcctggctaacccagtgaaaccccgtctctactaaaaaatacaaaaaaaaaaaactagccaggcgaggtggcggcgcctgtaatcccagctactcaggaggctgaggcaggagaatggcgggaacccgggaggcggagcttgcagtgagctgagatcgcacccctggactccagcctgggcgacagagcgagactccgtctcaaaaaaaaaaaaaaaaagcattgcatgtatttttcattaaattctcGTAACAGTCCTAAGAGGTAGGTTATTGCTGTTATGctcctcattttccagatgaggcaATGGAGGTGGAGGGGGCTAAGGAGCCCACTTGTCACATAGTTGTTAATGGAACTAGAGAGCTATCAGCCTGGCTGGAGAGTTCACACTTTTAATCAGAATGCTACATTCACTCCCTTTGTAAGAGCAGCTGAATGACCTGTTAGTTAAATTTTAGTAGTTACTGTTTTGTGCTTCTAAGTTACTTTATTTGgtaacacaaataaaaactattatattttggctgggcgcggtggctcatgcctgtaatcccagcactttgggaggccgaggtgggcgaatcacctgaggtcgggagttctagaccagcctgaccaacatgaagaaaccccgtctttactgaaaatacaaaattagccgggcgtggtggcacatgcctgtaatcccagctactcaggaggctgaggcagaagaatcgcttgaacccgggaggttcaagttgcagtgaactgagatcgtgcctttgcactccagcctgggcaacaagagtgaaatgccgtctcaaaagttaaaaacaagtattatattttaaaattttatctggaGTCTTAGCCAACTCTTCAGTGTTTTAGCCAAGAATTATTTTCCCTTAAACAATGCAATTTTatatagtttgttataattttaagtatgatatttattttatcactctcaatttttaaatgaaattaataggAAAGCAGAGTATAATATTTAGAAGTCTGatttacaaataactttttaggaaaaaatatattctataataaCTAAGTTTATATTCTTTTCAGGAGACTTAAATAAATCCCACCAAAGAGCAATTTTTGGTAGTATTCCGACCAGGACTTTCCTCTTCGATGATCATCTTGGTGAAGCTTTGGCACTTCCTTATGGGAAACTTAGTACTAATATATGTAAGAATTGAGAATGTTGGCCactgtattttaaattagaattacatggaaattatagATTTAGAAGGATGTGTCTATTTTATAATCTATGCAATATTGAGCCTTCCAGGCTGGGTCTGTTATTTCTTGTAGTATACAGCAGTCCTCTGTTATCTGCAGTTTCAGTAACCTGCGGTACACCATGGTCTAAAAgtgttaaatggaaaattccagaaataagcaattaataagttttaaattgcacaccattCTGAGCAATGTGATGAGATCTTGTACTTTCCCATTCCATCCCACCTGGGATGTGACTCATCCCTTCCCTTTGTCCAGCGTATCCACATCGTATATGCTGCCCACCTATTAGTCACTTAATAGCCGTCACGGTTATCAGATTGACAGATCACAAGAAGAAGGGTGAGTAGGGTACAGTAAgctattttgagagagagagagagaccacattcatataacttttattatagtatattgttataattgttctaacAAACTATAATTGTTATTACTAGTTTTTGTtgctaatctcttactgtgcctaatttataaattacacttTATCAGAGATAGGTATGTGTAGGGAAAAAAATGCAGAGTACATATAGGGTTGGGTGCtatgtggtttcaggcatcccctGGAGGTCTTGGAACATACTCCCTGCagataagggggactactgtatattttattttgttgtttaggAAAGTTTGTCCTCAGTCCTTTTTTCTCCCACAAAATGTTACACCTTTTCTTCCAGAAGAACTTTAAAATTACTTTGTcaagttttagaaaataagaacTACAATAAAAAGTTTTTGGTTCCTTAGTGaggttttaaatttgtttaactacaggctttgtttttcttatttaagttTCTGGTAAGGGAAAATATCATTATCCTTTGTCTACGTTAGtgataattaaaacatttacatatagaatggaataaatgtattaaattcttGCCTCACTATGTTCTTTGTCATAGTTCCTTATGTTTAACTGCACAGTGCTTCGCATGTAGTAGGCACTTAGTAAACACTGGTGGAATTTCGATTTGTGGGCGAATACGCTGTTTCAAACTGGAttacaggcgcggtggctcatgcctgtaatccagcactttgggagaccaaggtgggtggattacttgaggtcaggagttcaagaccagcctggccaacatggtgaaaccccatctctactaaaaatacaaaaattagctgggtatggtggcacatgcctgtaatctcagctacttgggaggctgaggcaggagaatggcttgaacctgggacgtggaggttgcagtgagccgagatcacactgttgcactccagcctgggtgacagagcgaaactccatctcaaaacaaaaaaaaaaaaaaaaaagaaactggatttTATCAGTTGGAGAATCGATCTTAAACCACTCTATGGCAGCTTACTAAATTGAGAAAGCCTAAGAGGCTCCCTCCTGAAATGTAAACTGGAAATTCGTATTTAACCCAGATTCCATGGACACCAGATTTCTTAAGAAATCAGAGTCCTTTCTGGAAAAAGAGGAGCTTGGCAGGAGACATGCATGGATTAGTTCAAGGTTTGTCCTTACTCCACCCATGAAAAGCAGCACCTCATGGGGGCTTGGCTGCTGCTGTGTTACTGACAGGCAAGCAAACTTTGGAGTCACAGGTACAAGTTGCTTGCTACCAAAAATGGAATTTTGTAGGAGGTACAGCATTGGATCTCAGAATTGTGGTTTTAACATAGTGTTGACACAGGGCAAGGCAGGGAGAATTTAAAAGAGACAAATGGCAGCATCTGAATTAAAGTCTGCAGAGTCCAGCATTAGGGTTTATTAATCCACTAAAATCTAGGCCCTCCATTCAGGGGCAGAAGAGTGAGAAGGAAATGTACCACATGGGAGCAGAGGGAAAGGGGCTAGAGGCTAAGGGATAGAGCCTGGGTTCCTCTGGTTTTAGTACATAGTATCCTTGCTCACTGGCAAACGTAACCCAATAAATAAtaagattatttaaatttctccTCTTAGAGTAGACGGCCCAAATGGGGTGGAGAGAGGAGAGATAGAAGTATAGATAGAAGTACTGCCGTCTCTTAGGAAGAGAGAGGGAACTGTGAGGAGGGGTTGGTGAGTGTTCTCCCCTCCAATATCCATCTCCAAAATTCTTAGCCTCCCATTACAATATTCACTACAAGgtaattttcttataaatgaaCATAGGCAAGTAAAAATTATGGAAGCTGATTAAAACCCTACTGTTTCAAAGTCTGTAGGTATCAGCTAGAATATATGTAGGGAAGTAAAAAGAGTgaagttgctttttaaatttaaactaaaatatgCATGTTTCTAGTTTTCAGAAAAGGTTCttacaataaaagaagaaaaatgaaacagaaacttGAAGGaaatactataattttatattttgcagtCATTTTTAGAATAGTGTTTATGTATCCAAACTCACCCAAGAATACATAAAGGACAGAAGCTGCTTTTTTTCTCCAGGGTCATGAGCCTGAATTAGAGATACAGAGCTTGGATCCACTTGGGTATTTCATAAATGTGAATTTACAGGTTATTAAGAgtatttcatttatcttatttatacATTCTCTAACAAGTtaatatttgtgtctttttaaaaactgttttcacACTAAGTGATTCTAATATGGAGTTTTGAAACCTCTATTTTGTCCACAAGTAGTGCCACTATTCATATACTTATAGACTGTTTAAGGTATATTCGTGAATAATAAGCACAATTCAATGTTTAGAGATATGGCATATGTTAGCTTTTCCCTCTGGTGCTATGtgatctctgattttatttaacccagatattattgtatttttcttacgAATTTGAGAACATTAAGACCACTAGTctaaaagaatttctttttactttaccTAAGGAATCTCTCATTGACAACAAATTATGTTTTTAGTCTGGCAGCTGTAGAACCATCCATGATGCTCTTGGAAAATGTGAAGAGGCATCTGAAGCGCCCTGTATGGATTAATGCCGATATTCTTCCTGGTCCAAATGGAAATAGCAAAGTAATAGATGCAAAACCATTTTTAGACACCGTGACATTCTTCTTTCCAGACGTGACGTTTTCCCTGGGTTGGACAACAGGATGGCATCCTGAGAAAGTCAATGAAGGTAATAATTCTAATAATGTATTTCTTGTTGGTCAAATTAAAATATCCTCCAggtataaaaatattatctttaataCAAAGCCGAAAACCCATTCGACAAAATCTGAGCCTAATGGAAAAAAAGGCCTGACCCTTCAGGTATGTGTAGACCCTTCCGTCTGCTCTTTCAGATAGATGCCATGTTCACTGGTGATGCTGCAAATTTTAAGAGAGTTCATACATTTATAGTCATATAAGTAAAGCTTTTGTTAGCaatctctttttctaatttttaaaaacataattttccagattttaaaggaaagtggaatatttcccttctttttatCAGGAAATTAGCAGCTAAACTAACATATTCACTTAAGATTTCTGTAAAATGTTCCTTTACTGACTGACCAATATTTTTTACAACTTGCTTTTGATAGAGTATAGAGTTACTTAAAATAGATATATTctggctgggcgtgttggctcctgcctataatcgccacactttgggaggctgaggtgggcggatcacctgaggtcaggagttcgagaccaacctggccaacatggcaaaaccccgtctctacaaaaatacaaaagttagccacgCATtgtagcgcgtgcctgtagtcccagctatagctactcaggaggctgaggcaggagaatcgcttgaaccaggaggcggaggttgcagtgagccaagattgtgccactgcactccagcctggacaatagagtgagactctgtcccaaaaaaaaaaaatatgtgtgtgtgtatatatgtatttgtttatttattaattatgtgtgtatatagtttatatataaagatgtatattctctgtctatatatatactttttttttcaagttatttaGAAACAAGTGTGTTTTCcacgtggtttttttttttttttttttttaaacagagtcttgctctgttgcccaggctggagtgcagtggcgtgatctcagctcactgcaacctccacctcccaggttcctgggttcaagtgattcttgtgcatcagcctcttgagtagctgggattacaggtgtgtgccaccacgcccagcttatttttgtgtttttttaagtagagatggggtttcaccatgttggccaggctggtcttgaactcctgacctccagtgatctgcccacctcagcatcccaaagtgctggaattacaggcatgagccactgcacctggccttttttttttcttttttttttttttaagaaacagggtctggttctgtcacgcaggctgagtgcagtggtaccatcatggctcactgcagctttgacctcctgggctcaagcgatcctcccatctcagcctccagagtagctgggaccacaggcacacaccatcacacacagctaatttttaaattttttgtagagatgaagtctcactaagttgcccaggctggtttcaaactcctgggctcaagcgatcctcccaccttggcctcccaaagtgctgggattacaggcataaaccaccatgcctggccccacaaTTCTTAAcatgatttaaatatatgttatatatatatatatagagagagagagagagagagagtgtgtgtcaATTTTTTTTACCACTATTTCTACTTTAAGTAAAATGTACGGGTAATTTGGGCAAgccaaaaagaaaattgatttgaTGTTAACTATCACTTAAATAGCTAGTATATACCCCAAAGCTACCTtttcttggaaaagaaaatttaacaaaaatagaaaatccaaGTTTATAGAGAATAATAATGATGCAGGTGTACCTAAAAGAAGAGCCTTAAAATcttgaaagtaaataaaatctagtgatgtaaattttcttttcttatgctcGAGTGATGAGTAAAACCTTTTTAatgccttcatttttttgttaaatttgctCTAGGTCACTTGTGGAATGattttttatctccattttccacTTAGTTTTTTTTCGTATTAGGTAGCACTTTAATTCACTTAGCATCCAAATGGAAAGTATTATGAATTACCTATGAATTATCTATGGTTTTACCTAGTTGTAGGTAATTTAGTCTTTTATTGAATTGTCTTTCAAGATTTCAATCAATaaggttaaatttttttcttttcttttaagggtACAGTTGGACAATGGTGAAAGAGATGGAATATATATGTAATGAACTAAGTCAGCCTGTAACGTTCCCTGTCAGAGCAGCATTAGTCAGGCAGTCTTGTTCTCAGTTACTTTGGCTGTTAAAGCAATCAAGCAGGTATGTAATAGTTTAACaaatgtgtatgtgagtgtgtatgagagacagagatagaaagaGCATGAAAATTGATTATTTAAGGGCAGTGTGTATGAGAGAAAGGtagatggaaaaaatgaaaactgatgaTATAAGCACACAGACTCTCTCACCAGATTGGAGCTCCTTGATGAACCTTAACTCACTTAACATCATATATTTTACCCCTATTCCTCACAAAAGTTtttgtacatagtaggtgctcagtaagtattaGCTGTCTTTTTCATTATGTTATACATTCACAAAaagtgatgaatggataaattagcttcttttttaatttcatcaTAATTTCagaaatcagccagatgtggtggctcacacctgtaatcccagcactttgggaggctgaggcaggaggatctcttgagcccaggagtttgagatgaaccTGGGCAATTTAGTGAGaacttgtctttacaaaaaaattaaaaattagccgagcaaggtggtatgcgcctgtagtctcagctattcgggaagctaaggtgggagcatcacttgaacccgggaggtagaggcttcagtgagccaagatcatacaagtgtactccagcctaggtgacagagcaagaccctggctcaaaaataataatactttcagaaatcttttttatataaaggttttattttaatatgtaataaaaattagttggaccacctattgaatatttaaatagattataaaagtacagatattaaaattttttttttttttttttttttttttgagacggagtctcgctctgtagcccaggctggagtgcagtggccggatctcagctcactgcaagctccgcctcccgggttcacgccattctccggcctcagcctcccgagtagctgggactacaggcgcccaccacctcgcccggctagttttttgtatttcttagtagagacggggtttcaccgtgttagccaggatggtctcgatctcctgacctcgtgatccacccatctcggcctcccaaagtgctgggattacaggcttgagccaccgcgcccggccgatattaaaatttttattattttgttttcttttaagaggtCAATCagtagaacaaaagaaaaagtccaGAATCTGTCATGGAACTTAGCATAGAAACAAGCTGACTTTTCAGATCTCTGGAGCAAGAAGTTCAACAACTGGTTTTGGGACAATAGGCTATGTAGGAAAAACAATGCTGACACCTTTGCTTATTCCTTGCTCTGAAATACATTCCCAATGAATTAAAGATTTGAACATCAAGCAGTAAATGCATAAAGAATAAACAGGGATGATTCCTTAAATAGAGTTTCAGAATGGAGAAGACCTTTAGGCACAAAACCCAGAAACTGTAAAAGTAATTTTGATACATTTGAATCCATAAAAATGGAAGGCAACTACTAAAAAGACCCCCAATGTGTATGTCAGAGAAATGTTAAGAATTCTgacaaataaaagatttttacaaattacccagaAATAGGCCCAGTTTAATAATTCACTATATTGCAGAGAGTAGTGAAAGCAGACAATCATACATTTTTGGCTGGAGTGTAACCTGATCAGTAATTTCCTTGGAGAGAAATTTGGCATATACTCATGAATCTCACTATTGAGACCATGTCTTACTAATAGAAGTTCACATAAGCACAGAGACATAGGTACAAGGATATTCTGGTAGCATCATTTGTAGTAATAAAAGACTTGAAACATTCTAAGTATCTATCAGTCAGACACtgttgaataaattatggtacaccCGTATGATGGAATATTATATGTTACAGATAATGCAGTAGACCCTATGTTTTAATATGGAATGATCTGTAAGGTATGTCATTAACTGAATAAATTAAGATGCAGAATGATAGGtatagtatgattccatttgcatGTGGGAAAATTGatgtgtaaaaatatttatagataaattGAGCTTAGAGTAGTTTGAATCAGTGGCTGCTAGCATTATGCTTAAAGAGAAATATTAGGTGATACCAGAC belongs to Theropithecus gelada isolate Dixy chromosome 6, Tgel_1.0, whole genome shotgun sequence and includes:
- the FAM151B gene encoding protein FAM151B, with translation MAASAGGPGSWSENILEYFLRNSQITAEDGAEITWYHAANHKAQMNEALKSTAHMIEADVLLPSDGSEHSQPIMAHPPETNSDNTLQEWLTEVTKSNKGIKLDFKSLAAVEPSMMLLENVKRHLKRPVWINADILPGPNGNSKVIDAKPFLDTVTFFFPDVTFSLGWTTGWHPEKVNEGYSWTMVKEMEYICNELSQPVTFPVRAALVRQSCSQLLWLLKQSSRYSLTIWTGKNDNYSIEDLLYIRDHFDKKQVFYDILEPQNHEFKQAIGIKVNL